From the Flavobacterium gyeonganense genome, the window CACTATCCACTTCTATAATGACAGCCATTTTGTCCTGCAAAGTTTCATTTTTTTCCGCTTTTTCATTGATGGCAAGACTCATTAGTTCTGCCTTAAACAAAGCAAGACCTGAGGGGATACCGATATTAAAACTGGCAAAATTATCACCTGGTTTTCCCCACGTACATTCTAAGCCAAGAATATCATTGTAAAAAGTAAAACAATTGTCAAAGTCATTTACTAAAAGTCTAATATTGCTAAATTTCATTTTGCTTATTTTATTTATTTATAAATGCAAAACTACTTTTCACTTATCGTTGTCAATTGTAAAAATCGGTCGTTTTTATTCTCAAACAATTCAGTTGGGTTATTCCCTGTTACTTTTTTCAGGTCTTTTATAAAATGTGACTGATCAAAATAATTACGTTCAGGGTAAAGCTTTCCCTTCTTGATATGTTTGTAAGAAGCATAACATTTTAAAATTTTACAATAGGACTTTAGAGAAACACCAAATCTGCTTTTAAAATAGCGATTAATTTGCCGGCTCGTCCAAAAAACCTGTTTTGAATAATCTTCAACTGTCTGTTCACCATTTGTTTGATATAATAGAGAGAAAAGCTTTTGCTTTCTACTATCAATTCTTTTCTGACCATTTAAAATCGAAAGCATTCTTTTATCCAATTTATATGTTACACTTTCCAAATCTTCAAATAAAGTTGTATCTAATTCCCAAAAATTGCTTTCTTTTATTTCTTCACTATCACAAAATGATGCAACACTTTGCTGTACAATATAGTCAGCCGCCAATAACTTAAAACGAATTCCGAAAAGCTGAACATTGGGATCAATGGATATTTCTACTTGTTTGGTCCACAATCCGGTTAATGAAATTTCTTCCTGCTGATGGTTATTAAATGATACAATCAAATCAAAACAGCCGTCCGGCAGAATAGTAAAATCAAGTTTCTGATCTGATGAATTATCGAACCACCAATAGTTCTTAACAAAATCACTTAAAGCTACATCTGGTTGAAATTCTTTATAAATCATTTATTTTTTTATCTGTTAGTTTACAAGACTTGTCTTTCACGTACTTATCTATAATATATTTGGTGACGGGTCTTAATGGCTTTTTATTTTCTGGATGCCTTCCGTGTGTATTAAAAAATTCTACACTATCG encodes:
- a CDS encoding VOC family protein; this encodes MKFSNIRLLVNDFDNCFTFYNDILGLECTWGKPGDNFASFNIGIPSGLALFKAELMSLAINEKAEKNETLQDKMAVIIEVDSVDATYILLQSKGVKFLTEPKDMPTWGIRVVHFRDPEHNLIELYSELPKEKWDHH
- a CDS encoding DUF6597 domain-containing transcriptional factor; translated protein: MIYKEFQPDVALSDFVKNYWWFDNSSDQKLDFTILPDGCFDLIVSFNNHQQEEISLTGLWTKQVEISIDPNVQLFGIRFKLLAADYIVQQSVASFCDSEEIKESNFWELDTTLFEDLESVTYKLDKRMLSILNGQKRIDSRKQKLFSLLYQTNGEQTVEDYSKQVFWTSRQINRYFKSRFGVSLKSYCKILKCYASYKHIKKGKLYPERNYFDQSHFIKDLKKVTGNNPTELFENKNDRFLQLTTISEK